The following are encoded together in the Equus quagga isolate Etosha38 chromosome 1, UCLA_HA_Equagga_1.0, whole genome shotgun sequence genome:
- the SMUG1 gene encoding single-strand selective monofunctional uracil DNA glycosylase, whose product MAVPQAFLLGPLHEPAGGLMEPQPCPRSLAEGFLEEELRLNAELSQLQFSEPVGIIYNPVEYAWEPHRNYVTRYCQGPKEVLFLGMNPGPFGMAQTGVPFGEVNVVRDWLGIGGPVLTPPQEHPKRPVLGLECPQSEVSGARFWGFFRNLCGQPEAFFRHCFVHNLCPLLFLAPSGRNLTPAELPAKQREQLLGVCDTALCRQVQLLGVRLVVGVGRVAEQRARRALAGLMPEVQVEGLLHPSPRSPQANRGWETVAKERLNELGLLPLLTK is encoded by the exons ATGGCTGTGCCCCAGGCCTTCCTGCTGGGGCCCCTCCATGAGCCTGCAGGTGGCCTGAtggagccccagccctgccctcgaAGCTTGgctgagggcttcctggaggaggagcttcGGCTTAATGCTGAGCTGAGCCAACTGCAGTTTTCAGAGCCTGTGGGCATCATCTACAATCCCGTGGAGTATGCGTGGGAGCCACATCGCAACTACGTGACCCGCTACTGCCAGGGTCCTAAGGAAGTGCTCTTCCTGGGCATGAACCCCGGACCTTTCGGCATGGCCCAGACTGGG gTGCCCTTTGGGGAAGTGAATGTCGTGCGGGACTGGTTGGGCATTGGGGGCCCTGTGCTAACCCCTCCCCAAGAGCACCCTAAGCGACCAGTGCTGGGACTGGAGTGTCCACAGTCAGAGGTGAGCGGTGCCCGATTCTGGGGCTTTTTCCGGAACCTCTGTGGACAGCCTGAGGCCTTCTTCCGTCACTGCTTTGTCCACAATCTGTGTCCTCTGCTCTTCCTGGCTCCCAGTGGGCGCAACCTCACCCCTGCTGAGCTGCCTGCCAAGCAGCGAGAACAGCTTCTTGGGGTCTGTGACACGGCCCTCTGCCGGCAGGTGCAGCTGCTGGGGGTGCggctggtggtgggagtggggcgGGTGGCTGAGCAGCGGGCACGACGGGCTCTGGCAGGCCTGATGCCCGAGGTCCAGGTGGAGGGGCTCCTGCACCCCTCACCTCGTAGCCCACAGGCCAACAGGGGCTGGGAGACGGTGGCCAAGGAGAGACTGAATGAGTTGGGGCTGCTGCCACTGCTAACAAAATGA